From Nilaparvata lugens isolate BPH chromosome 7, ASM1435652v1, whole genome shotgun sequence, one genomic window encodes:
- the LOC111061826 gene encoding nucleolar protein 58-like gives MKKDCKKDDKTEKVKLCYLQVSSKEPENNDDEKKNKNKGEKKDVQKENKEDKKKDVEEKHKEDEKKGVKKENEEDEKKNVKKETKENEEKSVKKKENKMGEKEAKRHSHKE, from the coding sequence atgaagaaagATTGTAAGAAGGATGATAAGACGGAGAAGGTTAAGTTATGTTACTTACAAGTATCAAGCAAGGAACCGGAAAACAATGacgatgagaagaagaataagaataagggTGAGAAGAAGGATGTACAAAAGGAAAACAAGGAGGATAAGAAAAAGGATGTGGAGGAGAAACACAAAGAGGATGAAAAGAAGGGTGTGAAGAAGGAAAacgaggaggatgagaagaaaaatgtgaagAAGGAAACCAAGGAAAATGAGGAGAAGAgtgtgaagaagaaggaaaacaaAATGGGTGAGAAGGAAGCAAAGAGGCATTCTCACAAAGAGTAA
- the LOC111057985 gene encoding probable small nuclear ribonucleoprotein G, which translates to MSKAHAPDLKKYLESHLSVKLNSGRQVTGILRGYDPFMNMVLADAVEERKDGEKVNMGMAVLRGNSIIMMEILDRI; encoded by the coding sequence ATGAGCAAGGCACACGCTCCCGATCTCAAAAAGTACTTGGAATCGCACTTGTCGGTGAAATTGAACAGTGGAAGACAGGTGACCGGCATCCTTCGTGGTTACGACCCTTTCATGAACATGGTATTAGCCGACGCtgtagaagaaagaaaagatggAGAAAAAGTGAACATGGGTATGGCTGTGTTGAGAGGTAACAGTATCATCATGATGGAAATTTTGGACAGGATATAA